From the Anabas testudineus chromosome 23, fAnaTes1.2, whole genome shotgun sequence genome, one window contains:
- the LOC113163960 gene encoding peroxisomal succinyl-coenzyme A thioesterase-like, with protein sequence MKGLIRCFGSIKGVRLSWCFTARKMQCGQRRLSIKSNTVPPILSVAPIRGLVDEKFKVLVENLPPAFPITIYSLHQSEDQNYWEAYGHYMSDHRGIVCVSEDMSFGGTYRGKEPMGLLWSMRPLPGSRKGLRLRKIDVEIPMLVNISVYSGHEGFREQVPLASALTERWHKAPGVRRIDLTEKGVQGTLLIPPGPGPFPGVLDIWGAGGGLLEYRAALLASHGYAALALENLTLTDLQTEDPKLNYFEKAFDVLKNHPQVIPDRVGVLGLSLGSIVIFYLMAESPTFKPCCCVSVSGSHSYSRDKTLKGIYKELASKFHKLRLDENNYQVWRDVGLEILKDPTNKVDVGKIECPLLLINAIDDQNWPTTEFAKHMAQMIRAAGKEHLLTIVDYPDSGHLIEPPFSPHFRATKFIVNSSTEKAILLWGGQPKPHSDAQEDSWRKILSFLKQHLYGSPHKML encoded by the exons ATGAAGGGTCTGATTAGATGTTTTGGCTCCATCAAGGGAGTGCGTCTGTCTTGGTGCTTTACTGCAAGAAAGATGCAATGTGGTCAAAG GCGATTATCTATCAAGTCCAACACTGTCCCTCCTATTCTCTCCGTTGCCCCCATTCGGGGACTGGTGGATGAGAAGTTCAAGGTGTTGGTGGAGAATCTGCCTCCAGCATTTCCAATAACTATCTACTCCCTACACCAATCTGAAGACCAGAACTACTGGGAGGCCTATGGACACTACATGAGTGACCACAGAGGAATAGTTTGTG tttcagAAGATATGAGTTTTGGGGGAACATATAGAGGCAAAGAACCCATGGGTTTGTTATGGAGTATGCGCCCTCTTCCAGGCAGTCGCAAAGGCCTCAG GTTAAGAAAGATAGATGTTGAAATCCCCATGCTGGTCAACATCTCTGTGTACAGTGGACATGAAGGTTTCAGGGAACAGGTTCCTCTGGCGTCGGCGCTTACAGAGAGATGGCACAAGGCTCCAGGGGTACGGAGAATCGATCTTACAGAGAAAGGAGTGCAAGGAACCCTGTTAATACCTCCAG GTCCAGGACCCTTCCCCGGAGTATTAGATATATGGGGTGCTGGTGGAGGGCTGTTGGAGTACCGTGCTGCTTTGCTGGCATCTCATGGCTACGCTGCTCTTGCGCTTGAGAATTTAACCCTTACTGATCTGCAGACAGAAGACCCCAAGTTGAACTATTTTGag AAGGCATTTGATGTCCTCAAGAACCATCCTCAAGTGATACCTGACAGAGTTGGAGTTTTAGGTCTTTCCCTTGGCTCAATTGTGATCTTTTATCTGATGGCTGAGAGCCCAACCTTCAAA CCTTGCTGCTGTGTTAGTGTCAGCGGCAGCCACTCTTACTCACGTGACAAGACCCTCAAGGGAATCTATAAAGAACTGGCCAG CAAATTCCACAAGTTACGTTTGGATGAGAACAACTATCAAGTATGGCGAGATGTGGGTCTAGAAATTCTCAAAGACCCCACAAATAAAGTGGAT GTGGGAAAAATTGAGTGTCCATTGCTGTTGATCAATGCCATTGACGATCAGAACTGGCCGACAACAGAGTTTGCTAAGCAT ATGGCCCAGATGATACGTGCAGCAGGAAAGGAGCACCTACTGACCATAGTGGACTACCCTGATAGTGGACATCTGATCGAACCTCCCTTCTCACCTCATTTCAGAGCTACTAAATTTATAGTAAACAGCTCAACAGAAAAAG CGATATTGTTGTGGGGAGGACAACCTAAACCCCATTCAGATGCTCAAGAGGACTCCTGGAGGAAGATTTTGAGTTTTTTGAAACAGCATTTGTACGGCAGTCCCCACAAAATGTTGTGA
- the c23h12orf56 gene encoding uncharacterized protein C12orf56 homolog isoform X1, translating to MARTGSRTLLYRRNVKLDSFLKRNTDRAVYERIRTYEPCVVVSDTVNKVYMHAVLSDECVYLTEHTPRTLTAAVSFRRVRDIELVNDLPDFLSGKDREHCQHIRITCVTEKPTGKAQDRLSRGNKGGLSSSTVSSRKTSHCPSISDTLEGYPAQRNNSEWRNEEVHIVKPMRSASCPNSETLGLLRVPHPPTQPSFTAPYLYSTTSSSTLPISPSDPSLKTLQGGQVLRRIGSVVSRLLRRDCVKNEEEREVELHLYAVSHTSRLYLHLQSLWNSFIIRSTLLLDPLYRKRHSASSDSSPGKQCPAISWERMAHLFGQLSSELLQEGISVENVYLLLQELRTAAHHSVTLRRLFWRSNEVCIFLVQTLEESLHSFQTLNGVYTADQLLLSTVIVQTLAVMFRETEDEAARINQLSAKKGALASRILLALVCNPQIRTDTGGSQFASELQALLSEYLDGACSLLFELLLVGYETSRCFSAENILSVGWILQVLQPHPHLVKNHSRLKILFILYLLGSNLNLFLLQLAFIGYQAQQLVLVLSDQQESVLGPLQSVLLFQRCRLLLACLQNNSQLAQHLESHFKEEFRYFVKPSCGQEKLPPHYPISKPTLRLVEHILSLILHK from the exons ATGGCTCGGACCGGCTCCCGAACTCTCCTCTACCGTCGCAACGTCAAGCTGGACTCGTTCTTGAAGCGCAACACGGACCGGGCGGTGTACGAGCGGATCCGAACCTACGAGCCGTGCGTGGTGGTCTCGGACACCGTCAACAAGGTGTACATGCACGCGGTGCTGAGCGACGAGTGCGTGTACCTGACGGAGCACACGCCGCGCACGCTCACCGCGGCCGTTAGCTTCAGGCGCGTGCGCGACATCGAGCTG gTCAATGACCTCCCAGATTTTCTCAGTGGAAAAGACCGGGAACACTGCCAGCACATAAGAATCACCTGTGTTACAGAAAAGCCTACTGGGAAGGCACAAGATCGGTTGAGCAGAGGCAACAAAGGCGGCCTGTCTTCTTCAACTGTGTCCTCTCGCAAAACCAGCCACTGCCCGTCGATATCAGACACCTTAGAAG GATATCCTGCACAGAG GAACAACAGTGAATGGAGGAATGAGGAGGTCCATATAGTAAAGCCCATGCGCTCTGCTTCCTGTCCCAACTCAGAGACTCTGGGTCTCCTCAGGGTCCCACACCCTCCCACCCAGCCTTCCTTCACAGCACCCTACCTCTACTCCACCACCAGCTCATCCACTTTGCCTATATCACCTTCAGATCCCAGCCTGAAGACCCTCCAGGGTGGTCAG GTACTAAGGAGAATTGGTTCAGTTGTGTCTCGTTTGTTGCGGAGAGACTGTGTGAAGAAcgaagaggagagggaggttgAGCTGCATCTTTACGCTGTATCACACACATCCAGACTTTACCTGCATCTTCAGAGCTTGTGGAACAGCTTTATAATT AGATCCACTCTGTTGTTAGACCCTCTCTATAGAAAGAGGCACAGTGCTTCATCTGATTCCTCTCCTGGAAAGCAGTGTCCTGCCATCAG ctgggAGAGGATGGCTCACCTGTTTGGTCAGCTGagctctgagctgctgcaggagggGATCAGTGTGGAGAATGTGTACCTACTGCTGCAGGAGCTGAGAACTGCTGCTCACCACAGTGTCACTCTACGAAGACTCTTCTGGAGG tcCAATGAAGTGTGCATTTTTCTGGTTCAGACTCTGGAGGAATCTCTTCACAGCTTTCAGACTCTAAATGGAGTCTACACAGCAGATCAACTATT aTTGAGCACCGTCATTGTCCAGACACTTGCTGTCATGtttagagagacagaggatgaaGCGGCCAGAATCAACCAGCTTTCTGCCAAAAA AGGTGCCCTTGCCTCCAGAATACTGCTTGCCTTGGTATGTAATCCCCAAATAAGAACAGACACTGGAGGATCTCAGTTTGCCTCTGAG CTTCAGGCCTTGCTCTCTGAGTATCTGGATGGTGCCTGCTCTTTGCTCTTTGAGCTGCTGCTTGTAGGCTATGAG acCAGCAGATGTTTCTCTGCTGAGAACATCTTGTCTGTTGGCTGGATCCTCCAAGTTCTCCAGCCTCATCCTCATCTGGTAAAAAATCATAGCAGGCTGAAGATTCTATTTATTCTCTACCTGTTAGGCTCTAATTTGAATCTGTTCTTGCTGCAGTTGGCCTTCATTGGTTACCAGGCACAGCAGCTGGTGTTGGTTCTGTCAGATCAACAGGAGTCTGTTCTGGGTCCCCTTCagtctgttttactgtttcagcGCTGTCGCCTCCTGCTGGCCTGTCTGCAAAACAACAGCCAGCTGGCTCAGCATCTTGAGTCACACTTCAAAGAGGAGTTCAG ATACTTTGTGAAGCCGTCATGTGGTCAGGAGAAGCTGCCGCCTCACTATCCGATCAGCAAACCGACTCTACGACTGGTCGAGCATATTCTGAGTCTTATACTGCACAAATga
- the c23h12orf56 gene encoding uncharacterized protein C12orf56 homolog isoform X2, protein MARTGSRTLLYRRNVKLDSFLKRNTDRAVYERIRTYEPCVVVSDTVNKVYMHAVLSDECVYLTEHTPRTLTAAVSFRRVRDIELVNDLPDFLSGKDREHCQHIRITCVTEKPTGKAQDRLSRGNKGGLSSSTVSSRKTSHCPSISDTLEGYPAQRNNSEWRNEEVHIVKPMRSASCPNSETLGLLRVPHPPTQPSFTAPYLYSTTSSSTLPISPSDPSLKTLQGGQVLRRIGSVVSRLLRRDCVKNEEEREVELHLYAVSHTSRLYLHLQSLWNSFIIRSTLLLDPLYRKRHSASSDSSPGKQCPAISWERMAHLFGQLSSELLQEGISVENVYLLLQELRTAAHHSVTLRRLFWRSNEVCIFLVQTLEESLHSFQTLNGVYTADQLLLSTVIVQTLAVMFRETEDEAARINQLSAKKGALASRILLALVCNPQIRTDTGGSQFASELQALLSEYLDGACSLLFELLLVGYETSRCFSAENILSVGWILQVLQPHPHLLAFIGYQAQQLVLVLSDQQESVLGPLQSVLLFQRCRLLLACLQNNSQLAQHLESHFKEEFRYFVKPSCGQEKLPPHYPISKPTLRLVEHILSLILHK, encoded by the exons ATGGCTCGGACCGGCTCCCGAACTCTCCTCTACCGTCGCAACGTCAAGCTGGACTCGTTCTTGAAGCGCAACACGGACCGGGCGGTGTACGAGCGGATCCGAACCTACGAGCCGTGCGTGGTGGTCTCGGACACCGTCAACAAGGTGTACATGCACGCGGTGCTGAGCGACGAGTGCGTGTACCTGACGGAGCACACGCCGCGCACGCTCACCGCGGCCGTTAGCTTCAGGCGCGTGCGCGACATCGAGCTG gTCAATGACCTCCCAGATTTTCTCAGTGGAAAAGACCGGGAACACTGCCAGCACATAAGAATCACCTGTGTTACAGAAAAGCCTACTGGGAAGGCACAAGATCGGTTGAGCAGAGGCAACAAAGGCGGCCTGTCTTCTTCAACTGTGTCCTCTCGCAAAACCAGCCACTGCCCGTCGATATCAGACACCTTAGAAG GATATCCTGCACAGAG GAACAACAGTGAATGGAGGAATGAGGAGGTCCATATAGTAAAGCCCATGCGCTCTGCTTCCTGTCCCAACTCAGAGACTCTGGGTCTCCTCAGGGTCCCACACCCTCCCACCCAGCCTTCCTTCACAGCACCCTACCTCTACTCCACCACCAGCTCATCCACTTTGCCTATATCACCTTCAGATCCCAGCCTGAAGACCCTCCAGGGTGGTCAG GTACTAAGGAGAATTGGTTCAGTTGTGTCTCGTTTGTTGCGGAGAGACTGTGTGAAGAAcgaagaggagagggaggttgAGCTGCATCTTTACGCTGTATCACACACATCCAGACTTTACCTGCATCTTCAGAGCTTGTGGAACAGCTTTATAATT AGATCCACTCTGTTGTTAGACCCTCTCTATAGAAAGAGGCACAGTGCTTCATCTGATTCCTCTCCTGGAAAGCAGTGTCCTGCCATCAG ctgggAGAGGATGGCTCACCTGTTTGGTCAGCTGagctctgagctgctgcaggagggGATCAGTGTGGAGAATGTGTACCTACTGCTGCAGGAGCTGAGAACTGCTGCTCACCACAGTGTCACTCTACGAAGACTCTTCTGGAGG tcCAATGAAGTGTGCATTTTTCTGGTTCAGACTCTGGAGGAATCTCTTCACAGCTTTCAGACTCTAAATGGAGTCTACACAGCAGATCAACTATT aTTGAGCACCGTCATTGTCCAGACACTTGCTGTCATGtttagagagacagaggatgaaGCGGCCAGAATCAACCAGCTTTCTGCCAAAAA AGGTGCCCTTGCCTCCAGAATACTGCTTGCCTTGGTATGTAATCCCCAAATAAGAACAGACACTGGAGGATCTCAGTTTGCCTCTGAG CTTCAGGCCTTGCTCTCTGAGTATCTGGATGGTGCCTGCTCTTTGCTCTTTGAGCTGCTGCTTGTAGGCTATGAG acCAGCAGATGTTTCTCTGCTGAGAACATCTTGTCTGTTGGCTGGATCCTCCAAGTTCTCCAGCCTCATCCTCATCTG TTGGCCTTCATTGGTTACCAGGCACAGCAGCTGGTGTTGGTTCTGTCAGATCAACAGGAGTCTGTTCTGGGTCCCCTTCagtctgttttactgtttcagcGCTGTCGCCTCCTGCTGGCCTGTCTGCAAAACAACAGCCAGCTGGCTCAGCATCTTGAGTCACACTTCAAAGAGGAGTTCAG ATACTTTGTGAAGCCGTCATGTGGTCAGGAGAAGCTGCCGCCTCACTATCCGATCAGCAAACCGACTCTACGACTGGTCGAGCATATTCTGAGTCTTATACTGCACAAATga